The genomic segment tcacactggagagaagccgttcacctgctcagaatgtgggaagggattcactcagtcatcccacctacagaatcatcagcgacttcacaccggagagaagctgttcacctgctcagaatgtgggaagggattcgttcagttatccaacctacagagtcatcagcgagttcacactggggataagccgttcacctgctcagtctgcgggaagagattcactcactcttccagcctactggtacatcagcgagttcacactggggagaagccattcacctgctcagtttgtCCGAAGAGATTCAGTCGGTCAACCCACCTACaaagtcatcagcgagttcacactggggagaagccgttcacctgctcagaatgtgggaagagattctctgagtcatcccacctacagagtcatcagcgagttcacactggggagaagccattcacctgctcagaatgtgagaAGAGATTTACTCAgttatccaacctacagagtcatcagcgagttcacactggggagaagccattcacctgctcagtctgtgggaagggattcactcggttatccgacctacagagtcatcaacgAGATCagactggggagaagccattcacctgctcagtctgtgggaagagattcactcggtcatccgatctacagagtcatcagcgagttcacactggggagaagccgttcacctgttcagtctgtgggaagggattcactcagtcatccaacctacagagtcatcagcgagttcacactggagagaagccattcacctgctcagaatgtgggaagagattcactcactcttcagccctactggtacatcagcgagttcacaccggggagaagccgtttacctgctcagaatgtgggaagagattcactcgatcattcaccctacagagtcatcag from the Mobula birostris isolate sMobBir1 chromosome 13, sMobBir1.hap1, whole genome shotgun sequence genome contains:
- the LOC140208593 gene encoding uncharacterized protein; translated protein: MAHQRVHTGEKPFSCSECGKRFTRLSHLQNHQRVHTGEKPFTCSECGKGFTQSSHLQSHQLVHTGEKPFTCSECGKRFTQSSHLQSHQRLHTGEKLFTCSECGKRFTRLSHLQNHQRVHTGEKPFTCSECGKGFTQSSHLQSHQLVHTGEKPFTCSECGKTFTHSSNLQSHQRVHTGDKPFTCSVCGKRFTRSSHLQSHQRVHTGEKPFTCSECGKGFTQSSHLQNHQRLHTGEKLFTCSECGKGFVQLSNLQSHQRVHTGDKPFTCSVCGKRFTHSSSLLVHQRVHTGEKPFTCSVCPKRFSRSTHLQSHQRVHTGEKPFTCSECGKRFSESSHLQSHQRVHTGEKPFTCSECEKRFTQLSNLQSHQRVHTGEKPFTCSVCGKGFTRLSDLQSHQRDQTGEKPFTCSVCGKRFTRSSDLQSHQRVHTGEKPFTCSVCGKGFTQSSNLQSHQRVHTGEKPFTCSECGKRFTHSSALLVHQRVHTGEKPFTCSECGKRFTRSFTLQSHQRVHTGEKLFTCKECGKGFTQSSQLLAHQSVHNGE